Proteins encoded by one window of Paraburkholderia terrae:
- a CDS encoding type II secretion system F family protein, producing the protein METEQLAVLAAMFAIVFGAAWKAMSLLRPDPLKRRIDGIAASSAAGATGAAAGTPGMDGDDSPAWMETVTKVSHQVAKLSLPKEDWDKSALRRRFANAGMRSDTAPAIYFAAKTLLALVLPALALLGITLFAGPDAQKFLLMATLSMAALGFYLPNVVLSRLVEKRQRSLFEDLPDALDLMTVCVEAGLGLDAAMQRVAEEIGVKSHALKEELELVLLELRAGAGRDKALRNLALRTGVEDIDTLTSMLIQADRFGTSVGDSLRVFIDALRTKRRMRAEEQAAKIALKLLFPLMFCIFPTLIMVLIGPAAMQVARQLLPTMGGMH; encoded by the coding sequence ATGGAAACCGAACAGCTTGCCGTGCTGGCCGCGATGTTTGCGATCGTGTTCGGCGCAGCGTGGAAGGCGATGTCGCTGCTGCGTCCCGACCCGCTGAAGCGCCGCATCGACGGCATTGCGGCGTCGTCGGCGGCGGGTGCGACGGGGGCCGCGGCGGGCACGCCGGGCATGGATGGCGACGACAGCCCGGCGTGGATGGAAACGGTCACGAAAGTCTCGCATCAGGTCGCGAAGCTTTCGCTGCCGAAGGAGGACTGGGACAAGTCCGCGTTGCGGAGGCGCTTCGCGAATGCGGGCATGCGCAGCGACACCGCGCCCGCAATCTACTTCGCCGCGAAGACGCTGCTCGCGCTCGTGCTGCCCGCGCTCGCGCTGCTCGGCATCACGCTGTTCGCGGGCCCCGACGCGCAGAAATTCCTGCTGATGGCGACGCTTTCGATGGCGGCGCTCGGCTTCTATCTGCCGAACGTGGTGCTGAGCCGTCTCGTCGAGAAGCGCCAGCGCAGCCTCTTCGAAGACCTGCCCGATGCGCTCGATCTGATGACCGTCTGCGTCGAAGCGGGCCTCGGGCTGGACGCGGCGATGCAGCGCGTCGCCGAGGAAATCGGTGTGAAGAGCCACGCGTTGAAGGAGGAGCTGGAGCTGGTGCTGCTGGAACTGCGCGCGGGCGCGGGCCGCGACAAGGCGCTGCGCAATCTCGCGCTGCGTACGGGCGTCGAGGACATCGACACGCTCACTTCGATGCTGATTCAGGCGGACCGCTTTGGCACGAGCGTCGGCGATTCGCTGCGTGTGTTCATCGACGCGCTGCGCACCAAACGCCGGATGCGCGCCGAAGAACAGGCGGCGAAGATCGCGCTCAAGCTGCTCTTTCCCCTGATGTTCTGCATCTTTCCGACGCTGATCATGGTGCTGATCGGGCCCGCTGCGATGCAGGTCGCGCGGCAACTGCTGCCGACGATGGGCGGCATGCACTGA
- a CDS encoding type II secretion system F family protein, which produces MDTTLLAFAVLGFVAIVLLIESVYLYWNSRHGPVVKRTDARIRAMSAGGHVSGEQMSILKQRLLSESPTLTRMLLRMPRVHRLDLYLQQSGLTWSVGRFVGYTVAFGGAGLVFGVGAMHMPFAISLVVAGAAALLPLAYLRGKRAKRIVKLERQLPDAADLIARALRAGHSFPAALGMVGDELPNPLGGEFRIAFDEINYGVSMNDALLNLVSRVPVDDVRYFVIAVLIQREAGGNLAEILGNIAGIIRERLKLLAKVRVLSAEGRLSAWILGLLPFIVIAALSVLNPGYCKVFWEDPTGQKIAGLGLGMMFFGILWLRKTVRIRV; this is translated from the coding sequence ATGGATACGACACTGCTGGCTTTCGCGGTCCTCGGCTTCGTCGCGATCGTGCTGCTGATCGAGAGCGTGTACCTGTACTGGAACAGCCGCCACGGCCCGGTCGTCAAGCGCACGGACGCGCGGATACGCGCGATGTCGGCGGGCGGCCACGTGAGCGGCGAACAGATGTCGATTCTCAAGCAGCGCCTGCTGAGCGAATCGCCGACACTCACGCGCATGCTGTTGCGCATGCCGCGCGTGCATCGGCTCGATCTGTATCTGCAGCAGTCGGGGTTGACGTGGTCGGTCGGGCGCTTCGTCGGCTATACGGTGGCGTTCGGGGGCGCGGGGCTCGTGTTCGGCGTCGGCGCGATGCATATGCCGTTTGCGATTTCGCTCGTGGTGGCGGGCGCGGCGGCGCTGCTGCCGCTCGCGTATCTGCGCGGCAAGCGCGCGAAGCGTATCGTCAAGCTCGAACGTCAGTTGCCCGATGCCGCCGATCTGATCGCCCGCGCGCTGCGCGCCGGCCATTCGTTTCCCGCCGCACTCGGCATGGTGGGCGACGAGTTGCCCAATCCGCTCGGCGGCGAGTTCCGCATCGCCTTCGACGAAATCAACTACGGCGTGTCGATGAACGACGCGTTGTTGAATCTGGTGAGCCGCGTGCCCGTCGACGACGTGCGCTACTTCGTGATCGCCGTGCTGATCCAGCGCGAGGCGGGCGGCAATCTCGCGGAGATTCTCGGCAACATCGCGGGCATCATCCGCGAACGGCTCAAGCTGCTCGCCAAGGTGCGCGTGCTGTCGGCGGAAGGGCGGCTGTCCGCGTGGATTCTGGGGCTGCTGCCGTTCATCGTGATCGCCGCGTTGTCGGTGCTGAACCCCGGCTACTGCAAGGTGTTCTGGGAAGACCCGACGGGTCAGAAGATCGCGGGCCTCGGGCTGGGGATGATGTTTTTCGGCATTCTGTGGCTCCGCAAGACGGTGCGCATCCGCGTCTAG
- a CDS encoding CpaF family protein — protein MSLRDQLRLQSGSMPLDAATAAGAGNSAESIAARRAYQQLKMTVHEKIIDRVELDKLQRLTPEQIKRELAQLVERIVDEDKIPMNELERRRLAQDVHDEMFGLGPLEPLLADPTVSDILVNTPRHVYVERRGKLEHTDITFFDDAHLMKIIERIVSRVGRRIDESTPMVDARLPDGSRVNAIIPPSAIDGPLVSIRRFAVNPLKVDDMVKNQSFTPAMAQLLEALIKAKLNVLISGGTGSGKTTMLNLLSGFIPNDERIVTIEDAAELQLRQEHVLRLETRPPNIEGKGEISQRSLVRNALRMRPDRIVLGEVRGAEALDMLHAMNTGHEGSMATLHANTPRDALTRLENMVGMAGLTMPIKAMRQQIASAITVVVQASRLTDGRRKLMSISEITGMEGEIINMQEIFTFKRTGVAEDGTVKGYFCATGVRPKFADRLASFGLALPDQMFDPSRRFEV, from the coding sequence ATGTCATTGCGCGATCAACTGAGACTGCAGAGCGGATCGATGCCGCTCGACGCAGCGACTGCGGCCGGAGCGGGCAACAGCGCCGAAAGCATCGCCGCGCGCCGCGCGTATCAACAACTGAAGATGACCGTACACGAGAAGATCATCGACCGTGTCGAACTCGACAAGCTGCAACGCCTGACGCCCGAGCAGATCAAACGCGAGCTCGCGCAACTGGTCGAGCGCATCGTCGACGAAGACAAGATTCCGATGAACGAGCTCGAGCGCCGCCGCCTCGCGCAGGACGTGCATGACGAGATGTTCGGTCTCGGCCCGCTCGAGCCGCTGCTCGCCGACCCGACGGTGTCGGACATACTCGTCAACACGCCGCGCCACGTGTACGTGGAGCGGCGCGGCAAGCTCGAGCACACCGACATCACGTTCTTCGACGACGCGCATCTGATGAAGATCATCGAGCGCATCGTGTCGCGCGTCGGCCGGCGAATCGACGAATCGACGCCGATGGTCGACGCGCGCCTGCCCGACGGCTCGCGCGTCAACGCGATCATTCCGCCTTCCGCGATCGACGGGCCGCTCGTGTCGATCCGGCGCTTCGCGGTGAATCCGCTGAAAGTGGACGACATGGTGAAGAACCAGAGCTTCACGCCCGCCATGGCGCAACTGCTCGAAGCGCTCATCAAGGCCAAGCTCAACGTGCTGATCTCAGGCGGCACGGGCAGCGGCAAGACGACCATGCTGAACCTGCTGTCCGGCTTCATTCCCAACGACGAACGCATCGTCACGATCGAAGACGCGGCTGAGTTGCAACTGCGGCAGGAACACGTGCTGCGGCTGGAAACGAGGCCGCCGAATATCGAAGGCAAGGGCGAAATCTCGCAGCGCTCGCTGGTGCGCAACGCGCTGCGGATGCGCCCCGACCGCATCGTGCTCGGCGAAGTGCGCGGCGCGGAAGCGCTCGACATGCTGCACGCGATGAACACGGGCCACGAAGGATCGATGGCGACGCTGCACGCGAACACGCCGCGCGATGCGCTCACGCGCCTCGAAAACATGGTCGGCATGGCGGGCCTGACGATGCCGATCAAGGCGATGCGTCAGCAGATCGCATCGGCGATTACGGTGGTCGTGCAGGCGTCGCGTCTGACGGATGGACGCCGCAAGCTGATGAGCATCTCCGAAATCACCGGGATGGAAGGCGAGATCATCAACATGCAGGAAATCTTCACGTTCAAACGCACGGGCGTGGCAGAAGACGGCACGGTCAAGGGCTACTTCTGCGCGACGGGCGTGCGGCCCAAGTTCGCCGACCGGCTTGCCTCGTTCGGTCTCGCGTTGCCGGATCAGATGTTCGATCCGTCGCGGCGTTTCGAAGTCTGA
- a CDS encoding AAA family ATPase — protein sequence MIDILLISSGPDRSRHIEQLLEGCGVAHRVRAVHGSVRHLRTHAASIKSADLLIVDDVGLEPQDMASIEEAVSHVPQLNCMLVTPAPSTALLMAAMRAGVRHVLPWPLDPQAFASELSHVWGKKTAGARREGRVVALTSCKGGTGTSFIAMNLAHALATQRGKRVLLVDANQQFADASLLMSDLAPAATLADLCAQIDRLDNAFFDACVMHVNDNLDVLAGAGDPIRAGELRPAQLERVLTLARSQYDAVIVDLGLGINPLAIHVLDQSDRICMLVRQSVLYLRTGRRMLDIFQELGYATGKVSVLVNQYDKHAPVNLQAFEQSFGMGVAHRFARDDKHAGAALDQGLPIMSIAKGSALAQDIVAFAHTLWPAPQKEKKGGLARLFAQKPRDMPQLKTNH from the coding sequence ATGATCGACATCCTCCTCATCTCATCGGGCCCAGACCGCTCGCGCCATATCGAGCAACTGCTGGAAGGATGCGGCGTCGCGCATCGCGTGCGGGCCGTTCATGGCTCGGTGCGGCACCTGCGCACGCATGCGGCGTCGATCAAGTCGGCGGATCTGCTGATCGTCGACGATGTCGGCCTTGAGCCGCAAGACATGGCGTCGATCGAAGAAGCCGTCTCGCACGTGCCGCAACTGAACTGCATGCTGGTAACGCCCGCGCCTTCGACCGCGCTGCTGATGGCCGCGATGCGCGCAGGCGTACGCCATGTGCTGCCGTGGCCGCTCGACCCGCAGGCGTTCGCCTCTGAACTTTCGCACGTGTGGGGCAAGAAGACGGCGGGCGCGCGCCGCGAAGGGCGCGTCGTGGCGCTGACGTCGTGCAAGGGCGGCACCGGCACGAGCTTCATCGCGATGAACCTCGCGCACGCGCTCGCGACGCAGCGCGGCAAGCGCGTGCTGCTCGTCGATGCGAACCAGCAGTTCGCCGACGCGAGCCTGCTGATGTCCGACCTGGCGCCCGCCGCGACGCTCGCCGATCTGTGCGCGCAGATCGACCGGCTCGACAACGCGTTCTTCGACGCCTGTGTGATGCACGTGAACGACAACCTCGACGTGCTCGCAGGCGCGGGCGATCCGATCCGCGCAGGCGAACTGCGCCCCGCGCAGCTCGAACGCGTGCTGACGCTCGCCCGCTCGCAGTACGACGCGGTGATCGTCGATCTTGGCCTCGGCATCAATCCACTCGCGATCCACGTGCTCGACCAGAGCGACCGCATCTGCATGCTGGTGCGCCAGAGCGTGCTGTATCTGCGCACGGGCCGCCGCATGCTCGACATCTTTCAGGAACTCGGCTACGCGACGGGCAAGGTCAGCGTGCTCGTGAACCAGTACGACAAGCACGCGCCCGTCAACCTGCAGGCGTTCGAGCAGAGTTTCGGCATGGGCGTCGCGCATCGCTTCGCGCGCGACGACAAACATGCGGGCGCGGCGCTCGATCAGGGGCTGCCCATCATGAGCATCGCGAAGGGCAGCGCGCTCGCGCAGGACATCGTCGCGTTCGCGCACACGTTGTGGCCCGCGCCGCAAAAAGAGAAAAAGGGCGGCCTCGCGCGCCTCTTCGCGCAGAAGCCGCGCGACATGCCGCAACTGAAGACGAATCATTGA
- a CDS encoding type II and III secretion system protein family protein produces MNATENQRAHARRERDTTQATTFPRRSRLAQASACGLIGAALWALPATQAVSQEAGLPGQAPLPMSLASNGGAMHLTIGMSGAAPAAAAGMTQGGRGPNCTGTIADHQSVTIPVGKSQMVNIRESVKTRTVGNPSIVQAMLVSPQTLYLLGTDVGTTNMIVQGRSGSCTIIDVAVGADPGGLQQTLAVLMPEETGVQVKAAADTLVLTGTVSDSVKAERIVELAHAYVSRQTAPVPVAAPANGAGAQGGAMIPAVMKTAGASGNGNNERIVNMMHVAAPQQVMLEVKVAEVSKTLIDQLGMAANIQGGTGSWSFGLLADFLSGGMGALIGSKANNKPLNFAFDAQKTDQLVKVLAEPNLMAISGQEASFLAGGKVFIPVPQSNGTGGSTIILQEETFGVGLTFTPTVLDNGRINLKVSPEVSELSPTGVAVTAGTVSTTAVLPLITTRRASTTLQVYDGQSFAIGGLMKSNVTGTLKGLPGLGEVPVLGALFRSTNFQEDKTELVFVVTPRLAKPLPQNYPLPTDHFGKVTEAGVLFTGNMEGKKPQPAAEPATPSTGAAIPSPIPVKGGSIAAANGTAAPVVLTPIITSQGTTTPSPVPAPERTQPAADAIRAPATPRSTGSGSDGDGTAPVTRTEPTDGTVHTAAVQTVSVSAQPLSAKPAAQSGTQEARENNDDRRTQ; encoded by the coding sequence ATGAATGCCACAGAGAACCAGCGCGCGCATGCAAGGCGTGAGCGCGATACGACGCAAGCCACAACGTTTCCGCGCCGCTCGCGTCTCGCGCAGGCCAGCGCCTGCGGTCTGATCGGCGCCGCACTGTGGGCGCTGCCCGCCACGCAGGCCGTGAGCCAGGAAGCCGGTTTGCCGGGCCAGGCGCCGCTGCCGATGAGCCTGGCATCGAACGGCGGCGCCATGCATCTGACAATCGGCATGAGCGGCGCCGCGCCGGCGGCCGCTGCAGGCATGACGCAAGGCGGCCGGGGCCCGAACTGCACGGGCACGATCGCCGATCACCAGAGCGTGACGATTCCCGTCGGCAAGTCGCAGATGGTCAACATCCGCGAGTCGGTGAAGACGCGCACGGTCGGCAATCCGTCGATCGTGCAGGCGATGCTCGTGTCGCCGCAAACGCTCTATCTGCTCGGCACCGATGTCGGCACGACCAACATGATCGTGCAGGGCAGAAGCGGCTCATGCACGATCATCGACGTCGCCGTCGGCGCCGATCCCGGCGGCCTGCAGCAGACGCTCGCCGTCTTGATGCCCGAAGAGACCGGCGTGCAGGTCAAGGCCGCCGCCGACACGCTCGTGCTGACGGGCACCGTGTCCGACTCGGTGAAGGCCGAGCGCATCGTCGAACTGGCTCACGCCTATGTGTCGCGCCAGACTGCGCCCGTGCCCGTCGCCGCGCCCGCCAACGGGGCAGGCGCCCAGGGTGGCGCGATGATTCCCGCCGTGATGAAGACGGCGGGCGCATCGGGCAACGGCAACAACGAGCGCATCGTCAACATGATGCACGTGGCCGCGCCGCAGCAGGTGATGCTCGAAGTGAAGGTGGCTGAAGTGTCGAAGACGCTGATCGACCAGCTCGGCATGGCGGCAAACATCCAGGGCGGCACGGGCAGCTGGAGCTTCGGCCTGCTCGCCGATTTCCTGTCGGGCGGCATGGGTGCGCTGATCGGCTCGAAGGCGAACAACAAGCCGCTGAACTTCGCGTTCGATGCTCAGAAGACCGACCAGCTCGTCAAGGTGCTCGCCGAGCCGAACCTGATGGCGATCAGCGGCCAGGAAGCGAGCTTCCTCGCAGGCGGCAAGGTCTTCATCCCGGTGCCGCAAAGCAACGGCACAGGGGGCTCGACGATCATCCTCCAGGAAGAAACGTTCGGCGTCGGTCTGACCTTCACGCCGACCGTGCTCGATAACGGCCGCATCAATCTCAAGGTCTCGCCGGAAGTGTCGGAGCTCTCGCCGACGGGCGTCGCCGTGACGGCCGGCACCGTCAGCACGACGGCCGTGCTGCCCCTCATCACGACCCGCCGCGCGTCGACCACGCTGCAGGTCTACGACGGCCAGAGCTTCGCGATCGGCGGTCTGATGAAGAGCAACGTGACGGGCACGCTCAAGGGCCTTCCCGGCCTCGGCGAAGTGCCCGTGCTCGGCGCGCTGTTCCGCAGCACGAACTTCCAGGAGGACAAGACGGAACTCGTGTTCGTCGTGACGCCGCGTCTCGCGAAACCGCTGCCGCAGAACTATCCGCTGCCCACCGATCACTTCGGCAAGGTCACGGAAGCGGGCGTGCTCTTCACGGGCAACATGGAAGGCAAGAAGCCGCAGCCTGCCGCCGAGCCGGCGACGCCGTCGACGGGTGCCGCGATTCCGTCGCCGATCCCCGTCAAGGGCGGCTCGATTGCAGCGGCTAACGGTACGGCTGCTCCCGTGGTCCTGACGCCGATCATCACGTCGCAAGGCACGACGACGCCGTCGCCCGTGCCGGCGCCCGAGCGCACCCAGCCCGCGGCAGACGCGATCCGTGCGCCCGCCACGCCCCGCTCGACAGGGAGCGGCAGCGACGGCGACGGCACGGCGCCCGTCACGCGCACCGAACCGACAGACGGCACCGTGCATACGGCCGCTGTGCAGACGGTGAGCGTGAGCGCGCAGCCGCTCTCGGCGAAGCCCGCCGCACAGTCCGGCACGCAGGAAGCACGCGAAAACAACGACGACCGCCGCACTCAGTGA
- the cpaB gene encoding Flp pilus assembly protein CpaB: protein MKNARALVMLVVATAAGLAAVVFASRWMIQQSSTTTTKVVIASADMSLGQRVSPEMLKVSDWPAGSVPTGTFNDVKKLEGRVLKTSLARGEPVLEAKLSPVGTVGGLSAVINEGKRAITVRVNDVIGVAGFALPGNYVDILVNTEKDNKDGGVTGRDQNISKIVLEKILVLAVAQEAGRDETKPKVVDAVTLEVTPEQAEKIDLARSIGSLSLVLRNQVDPQDATTAGATKASLLKIPVAVPPAPAAPAPKPVVRKIVARAPANCVSVIDGSQARQECF, encoded by the coding sequence ATGAAGAACGCTCGCGCGTTGGTGATGTTGGTCGTCGCGACGGCGGCCGGTCTTGCCGCCGTAGTGTTCGCGTCGCGCTGGATGATCCAGCAGTCTTCGACGACGACGACCAAGGTGGTGATCGCATCGGCCGACATGAGTCTCGGCCAGCGCGTTTCGCCCGAGATGCTGAAGGTGTCCGACTGGCCCGCCGGCAGCGTGCCGACGGGCACCTTCAACGACGTGAAAAAGCTCGAAGGCCGCGTGCTGAAGACGAGTCTCGCGCGCGGCGAACCCGTGCTCGAGGCGAAGCTCTCGCCCGTCGGCACGGTCGGCGGGCTGTCGGCCGTCATCAACGAAGGCAAGCGCGCGATCACGGTGCGCGTGAACGACGTGATCGGCGTTGCGGGCTTCGCGCTGCCGGGCAATTACGTCGACATCCTCGTCAACACCGAGAAGGACAACAAGGACGGCGGCGTAACGGGACGCGACCAGAACATCTCGAAGATCGTGCTCGAAAAGATCCTCGTGCTCGCCGTCGCCCAGGAAGCGGGCCGCGACGAAACCAAACCGAAGGTGGTCGATGCCGTGACGCTCGAAGTTACGCCCGAGCAGGCCGAGAAGATCGACCTTGCGCGCAGCATCGGTTCGCTGTCGCTCGTGCTGCGCAACCAGGTCGATCCGCAGGACGCGACGACGGCAGGCGCGACCAAAGCCTCGCTGCTGAAGATTCCCGTCGCCGTGCCGCCCGCGCCGGCCGCGCCCGCGCCGAAGCCCGTGGTGCGCAAGATCGTCGCGCGGGCGCCGGCGAACTGCGTGAGCGTGATCGACGGATCGCAGGCCAGACAGGAATGCTTTTGA
- a CDS encoding A24 family peptidase, which yields MNGVPFPVGPCVLALVVIAAIYDIHARRIPNWLVVIGLGAGLVVQCALHGAIDGMLLWGGGLLVGGAVLLPGYLLRMMGAGDVKLMAAVGCFCSASGAFEAALTVCMVGGVWALVEMLRHRQMRAGLHNMAAVLIDVSMPSGGAPGGSEQGTGNTRTRRPTTGTLPYGVAIAIGTMLSLFVHV from the coding sequence ATGAACGGTGTGCCTTTTCCAGTGGGTCCCTGCGTGTTGGCGCTGGTCGTGATTGCAGCGATCTACGACATCCACGCACGGCGCATTCCGAACTGGCTGGTCGTCATCGGTCTGGGCGCGGGGCTCGTCGTTCAGTGCGCGCTGCATGGCGCGATCGACGGGATGCTGTTGTGGGGGGGCGGCCTGCTCGTCGGCGGCGCGGTGCTTTTGCCCGGTTATCTGTTGCGGATGATGGGCGCGGGTGACGTGAAGCTGATGGCGGCTGTCGGATGTTTTTGCAGTGCGAGCGGCGCGTTCGAAGCCGCGTTGACGGTGTGCATGGTCGGTGGCGTCTGGGCGCTGGTGGAGATGCTGCGCCATCGGCAGATGCGTGCCGGACTGCACAACATGGCTGCCGTGCTGATCGACGTGTCGATGCCTTCGGGCGGCGCGCCGGGCGGCAGCGAGCAGGGTACGGGCAACACGAGAACAAGACGGCCGACAACGGGCACGCTGCCATACGGCGTGGCCATCGCGATCGGCACGATGCTGTCGCTGTTCGTACACGTGTGA
- a CDS encoding Flp family type IVb pilin codes for MKNAIQQFLREEDGVSAIEYGLLAGLIAVAIITTVGLIGGKLNDVFVIIKTKLDGVAA; via the coding sequence ATGAAGAACGCAATCCAACAGTTTCTGCGCGAAGAAGACGGCGTGTCGGCAATCGAGTATGGCTTGCTGGCCGGGCTGATCGCGGTGGCGATTATCACGACGGTGGGCTTGATCGGCGGAAAGCTGAACGATGTCTTCGTGATCATCAAGACCAAGCTCGACGGGGTAGCTGCCTGA
- a CDS encoding Flp family type IVb pilin, whose translation MKNAINQFLREEDGVSAIEYGLLAGLIAVAIITTVGLIGGKLNDVFVIIKTKLDGVAA comes from the coding sequence ATGAAGAACGCAATCAATCAATTTCTGCGCGAAGAAGACGGCGTGTCGGCAATCGAATACGGCTTGCTGGCCGGGCTGATCGCCGTGGCGATTATCACGACGGTGGGCTTGATCGGCGGAAAGCTGAACGATGTCTTCGTGATCATCAAGACCAAGCTCGACGGGGTAGCTGCCTGA
- a CDS encoding sigma-54 dependent transcriptional regulator: MNSTSTTGASDRTVLCVASTPDEALAAFLGAAGWQVVHARTTAAAEKLLDRGDIKVGLVTLPDDVTQQQLSALEACMRHGEANWIAQIAPGHATDDLTSRFILDYCFDFVTAPCMNDRLIFALGHAHGLSNLRRASFRPQPSLGAHGMVGHCEPMQKLYRRIDKCAQTDAPVFIAGESGTGKELTARAVHDGSARAQQAFVAINCAAIPPTLLQAELFGHERGAFTGALQRKIGRIEHAHGGTLFLDEIGDMPHECQAVLLRFLQEGTIERLGGNASVKVDVRVISATHVNLEAAVKDGRFRADLYHRLCVLRLDEPPLRERGSDIRLLADYALSMYRQDGTHKIRGFSSGAVVSMSNYDWPGNVRELINCVRRAVVMTEGRFITETDLGLPEISGARAKTLAEIRTQAEIEAIEEALKRHGHNLSGAAADLGVSRATLYRLMNANRMNPDANATRSMRRAGGEGRTDGGTDGSSDPGGADDADDSDAGSHRPRAVAAVSLG, translated from the coding sequence ATGAATTCCACTTCCACAACGGGCGCTTCCGACCGCACCGTGCTTTGCGTGGCCTCGACGCCCGACGAAGCGCTCGCAGCCTTTCTAGGCGCGGCCGGATGGCAGGTCGTACACGCCAGAACCACGGCCGCTGCGGAGAAACTGCTCGATCGGGGCGACATCAAGGTCGGCCTCGTCACGCTGCCCGACGATGTCACGCAGCAGCAGCTCTCGGCGCTCGAGGCCTGCATGCGTCACGGCGAGGCAAACTGGATCGCGCAGATCGCGCCCGGCCACGCCACCGACGACCTCACCAGCCGCTTCATCCTCGACTACTGCTTCGACTTCGTCACCGCGCCGTGCATGAACGACCGGCTGATCTTCGCGCTCGGTCACGCGCACGGCCTGTCGAATCTGCGCCGCGCGAGCTTCCGGCCGCAGCCGTCGCTCGGTGCGCATGGCATGGTCGGCCATTGCGAGCCGATGCAAAAGCTGTATCGCCGGATCGACAAGTGCGCGCAGACGGATGCGCCCGTGTTCATCGCGGGCGAATCGGGCACGGGCAAGGAACTGACCGCGCGCGCGGTCCACGACGGCTCGGCGCGCGCGCAGCAGGCGTTCGTCGCAATCAATTGCGCGGCGATTCCGCCTACCCTATTGCAGGCCGAGCTGTTCGGCCATGAGCGCGGCGCGTTCACGGGTGCGCTGCAACGCAAGATCGGCCGGATCGAGCATGCGCACGGCGGCACGCTGTTCCTCGACGAAATCGGCGACATGCCGCACGAATGCCAGGCCGTGCTGCTGCGCTTCCTGCAGGAAGGCACGATCGAGCGCCTGGGTGGCAACGCCTCCGTCAAGGTCGACGTGCGCGTGATCTCGGCGACGCACGTGAATCTCGAAGCCGCCGTGAAAGACGGACGCTTCCGCGCCGACCTGTATCACCGGCTGTGCGTGCTGCGACTGGATGAACCGCCGCTGCGCGAACGCGGCAGCGACATCCGCCTGCTCGCCGACTATGCGCTCAGCATGTACCGGCAGGACGGCACGCATAAGATTCGCGGTTTTTCCAGCGGCGCGGTCGTCTCCATGTCGAACTACGACTGGCCCGGCAACGTGCGCGAGCTGATCAACTGCGTGCGGCGCGCCGTCGTGATGACGGAAGGACGCTTCATCACGGAAACCGATCTCGGCTTGCCGGAAATATCGGGCGCGCGCGCGAAGACGCTGGCCGAAATCCGCACGCAGGCGGAAATCGAGGCCATTGAAGAAGCGTTGAAGCGGCACGGCCACAACCTGTCGGGCGCGGCGGCCGACCTCGGCGTGTCGCGCGCGACGCTCTACCGGCTGATGAACGCGAACCGGATGAACCCGGACGCAAACGCGACGCGCTCGATGCGCCGTGCCGGCGGCGAAGGCCGCACCGACGGCGGCACGGACGGCTCATCCGATCCGGGCGGCGCGGACGACGCCGACGACAGCGATGCGGGCTCGCACAGGCCGCGCGCTGTCGCAGCGGTGTCGTTAGGCTGA